The genomic DNA AAAGTTGCCGGTCGAGCCCGCGTCGATCGAGCCATAGCCACAGCCCGATGCCAGCAAAGCCTGCAATACCAGCAAGCCAAGCAAAGGCTATGAACCCGAAGTGCTGGTCGATCACCATGATCAGGTTGCCTCAGCCGGTTGCGCGGTTGGGCGCGGTATTGAGCGGCGCGCCGCGCGCATTTGCAACGCGCGGATGCGCCGACGCTTCATTTCATTGTCCATCGCCACAAGGTGCAGGAACATGAAGATGAGCGCGAAGCCGAGGGCGCACGTCAAAAGGGGATAGAGCATCGCGGGGTAAATGGTCGGCCCGTCCATGCGAAAAACCGAAGCCGGCTGGTGCAAGGTGTACCACCAATCAACCGAGAATTTGATGATCGGCAGGTTGATCGCACCGATCAGCGTGATGATCGCTGTGATCTTGCCGGCCTTTACCGGCTCCTCGATTGCTTGCCATAGGGCGATGATCCCAAGATAAACGAGGAACAGGATCAAGACGCTTGTCAGCCGCGCGTCCCACACCCACCAGGTGTTCCACATCGGCTTGCCCCACAGGGAGCCTGTAACGAGGCAGATCGCGGTGAAGACAGCGCCGATGGGCGCCATGGCCTTGGCCGATACGTCGGCCATGGGATGCTTGAAAACCAGCGTGCCGAGCGCGGCGAGTGCCATCAGCGAGTATGTGCCCATGGCGAGCCAGGCCATCGGCACATGAAGGTACATGATGCGAATGGTCTCGCCCTGCTGGTAATCGGCTGGCGCGGTGACAAACGCACCGTACAGGCCATAGGCGAGGATGAGCAGTCCAACGCCGCCAACCCACGGCTTCGCAATGCGCGAGAAGCGCATCACACGGGTTGGATTGGCGTAATCAAGAATGCCCATCTCGTCTCACGATGACCTTGGTTTGTGCTCCGATAGCACAGCCACGGTTTAATATACCATTAGGTGTCTCAACCATCACCGATTGAAACTGCGGCAGCCGCGCCGATCGTCCCGACAACCGCGTAAATCAAACTGACCGCGCACAAAAGCGCAAATGGAGGCCAGAACGGATCAGGTTCAATGATTGCCGCGCGGGTCGCCGCGACACCGAAAATAAGAACGGGAACCGAAAACGGTAGAATGATGACCGCCATAAGCAGCGCTCCGCGACGCAAGGTCACAGCAAGTGCAGCTCCTACGGCGCCCAAAAACGATAGCGCGGGCGTCCCAACGGCAAGCGTTGCGGTCAACGTCGCGATCGCCGCCGGTTCAATCGCAAGAAGCAACGATAGCACCGGCGTGGCGAGCACCAGCGGCAGCGATGCGCCGAGCCAATGGGCGATCACCTTTGCGATCACCATCGATGCGACCGGCGTATCTGTCAGGAGCAGCAGATCGAGTGCGCCATCGTCGCGATCAGACTGAAACAGGCGCTCCAGACCGATCAACGTCGCTAGAAGTGCAGCGATCCACATAATCGCGGGGCCTATCTGGGATAACAGATTGAGATCCGGACCTATCCCGAACGGAACCGTGGTGATCACTGCGAGGAAAAACAGGACACCGGTCAGCGCACCCCCGCCGACGCGACTGCCCAGACGCAGATCTCGCAGGATGAGGGCTAGGAATGGCGATGCGGAACGGCTCATGACCCGCCACCGTCGAGCCAGTAGTCTTCCGATGCACCCCGCCGCCCATCCGCCTTTGCGGATCCGAACGATGCAGGAAGTTTCGGTGGGTAGTCAGCCAGATCGAGGGTCTTCAATCCATCCATGGGCAGGGCGCTATGCGTCGCGAAGACCACAATTCCGCCAGCGGCGCGATGCGCGGCCGCCAGCGCCATGAAGCGCTCGACCGAGGCGTCGTCTAGCGCGGCGGTAGGCTCATCAAGCAGCCAGATCGGGCGCGGCGCAACCAGCAAGCGCGCCAGCGCGACCCGCCGCTTTTGACCTTGCGACAAGATCCCGGCGGGAAGTCCTATCACATGACCGATCCCCAAACGGTCCAGCGCCTCGGCGATGGTGGGCGACTGCGGCGGCCTACCAAAATAGGCGATCCAGAATGCGAGGTTCTGCTCAACGGTGAGCGCGCCCTTCAGGCCATCGGCGTGCCCGCCCAGATGACATAAGGCTGAGCGCGGCACATCGGCCGCCACATCGCAAACCGATAGTGCGATACGCCCAGCCTGCGGCTCTGCCAAACCGGCCAGAATTCGCAGCAACGATGTCTTTCCCGACCCGTTGGGGCCTACTAACGCAACGGCGTCCCCCGCGGTCAAGGATAGGGAGATGCCGGCTGCCAAAGGACGTTCTCCACGGCTGAAAGCCATAGCTTCGCAGTCCAGCCGCGCTTCACGCCACACGCATCAACCTCCACCTAAGACCACGGACAGCCTCACATAACACTGCCATTAGCCGCGTTCGCTCTTTTAAACCGTTACAAAGTTCCTTATCTCA from Pseudomonadota bacterium includes the following:
- the ccmA gene encoding heme ABC exporter ATP-binding protein CcmA — protein: MWREARLDCEAMAFSRGERPLAAGISLSLTAGDAVALVGPNGSGKTSLLRILAGLAEPQAGRIALSVCDVAADVPRSALCHLGGHADGLKGALTVEQNLAFWIAYFGRPPQSPTIAEALDRLGIGHVIGLPAGILSQGQKRRVALARLLVAPRPIWLLDEPTAALDDASVERFMALAAAHRAAGGIVVFATHSALPMDGLKTLDLADYPPKLPASFGSAKADGRRGASEDYWLDGGGS
- the ccmB gene encoding heme exporter protein CcmB; its protein translation is MSRSASPFLALILRDLRLGSRVGGGALTGVLFFLAVITTVPFGIGPDLNLLSQIGPAIMWIAALLATLIGLERLFQSDRDDGALDLLLLTDTPVASMVIAKVIAHWLGASLPLVLATPVLSLLLAIEPAAIATLTATLAVGTPALSFLGAVGAALAVTLRRGALLMAVIILPFSVPVLIFGVAATRAAIIEPDPFWPPFALLCAVSLIYAVVGTIGAAAAVSIGDG
- a CDS encoding heme ABC transporter permease, which gives rise to MGILDYANPTRVMRFSRIAKPWVGGVGLLILAYGLYGAFVTAPADYQQGETIRIMYLHVPMAWLAMGTYSLMALAALGTLVFKHPMADVSAKAMAPIGAVFTAICLVTGSLWGKPMWNTWWVWDARLTSVLILFLVYLGIIALWQAIEEPVKAGKITAIITLIGAINLPIIKFSVDWWYTLHQPASVFRMDGPTIYPAMLYPLLTCALGFALIFMFLHLVAMDNEMKRRRIRALQMRAARRSIPRPTAQPAEAT
- a CDS encoding heme exporter protein CcmD, producing the protein MVIDQHFGFIAFAWLAGIAGFAGIGLWLWLDRRGLDRQLSELERQGHDVRRLKGGE